In a single window of the Hippoglossus hippoglossus isolate fHipHip1 chromosome 7, fHipHip1.pri, whole genome shotgun sequence genome:
- the birc5b gene encoding baculoviral IAP repeat-containing protein 5b — MASIDVLSTRFCFYDNMYSQDIREQSFADWPFREECNCTPEKMARAGFIHCPSENEPDVACCFFCLIELEGWEPDDDPWTEHVKRSPTCGFLTMKKDFTELTVGEFYVMEKKRLKVFLRKVCHKKMAYLRDEIDQTLEGLKSQFDSEI; from the exons ATGGCGAGCATAGACGTACTGAGCACCAGGTTTTGCTTTTATGACAACATGTACAGTCAGGATATACGAGAACAAAGCTTTGCTGACTGGCCGTTTAGGGAGGAATGTAACTGCACCCCTGAGAAG ATGGCCAGGGCCGGGTTCATCCACTGCCCCAGTGAGAATGAGCCTGATGTCGCCTGTTGTTTCTTCTGTCTGATTGAGCTCGAGGGTTGGGAGCCAGATGACGATCCCTG GACTGAACATGTAAAACGCTCTCCTACCTGTGGATTCTTAACCATGAAGAAAGACTTCACTGAGCTGACTGTGGGGGAATTCTATGTCATGGAGAAAAAGAGGCTAAAGGTTTTCCTT AGGAAAGTGTGTCATAAGAAGATGGCATATTTACGGGACGAAATCGACCAAACGCTTGAGGGGCTTAAATCTCAGTTTGACTCTGAGATTTAA